The stretch of DNA tgtgtatattattttcatttagctTAAATCCTTAACATATCGTCATGCCCTTAGggtgcaaattttaaaaagaaatcctAGCAAAGAATAACACTTTATAGCATTTTGTGTAAGCtcataaaacttttaaacatACACCTATGGGACCtagaaacttaaaaaaatatatatacataaatatgatACAAACGCAATAAATCTAGGACATTATTAGGAGGTATTAAATTGTTGGCaatataaatttctttaagtttttagGTCTCACAGACATttgtttagaatttttttaatacacaaaaacacaacaatgtaaattgggcatacaTGTTTATGTAGTAAATTGCTGCGAGCCCTAACAATGTATCTATGTATTACTTAGTGAATGTGTTAATGGCTTCGAGGCGTTCGAGAGCCGAGAGTCAACTTATTCCTAAGTGCTAGCGGGAGACGGTAAATTCATCTTTTGCACTTTAGTGGCACTTGTCAGCCACGATTGGGAAGCGGACGACACGGATTTCATTTCCGTAGTCGCAAACTACTGAATCGCAGGCAAGCATCATAATTTTGGGGCATAGCTGTAGGTTGGCAAAGTCCAGCTTGACCTCGCGAGCCGGCTGCCCAGTGCGCACATCCCAAACAATAAGAGATCCTGCAATATAATtgactaaattaattaaaactataaTCAATATAGGGTAATAAGTAATAGTAAGTTTGTTCCCCTAGAACAAGAATGGCCATCGCTGGATTTCTTAACCCTTTTGACCcaaactaaaagaaaactttGAACATTAAAAATGTACTGGAATTTAAAATGCAGATGAGGAAACGGTCATAAATAAGTTTACATGCACTTTTTCCAGGAGGCAGTTCCACTACTTTATGAATAACATTGCAATGCGATCAACAAATACGTTTCTTCAGGATAACAAAGCAAAATGAGCTACCAGCGTTAACTTTTAGTCTTAttaagttcttaaaataagttaaaataatacgtaagtaattttttatgcgGAAAGCAGAGGTTcttttgaaattgaattttaaagtttaaggttatgctATATAAATCAAGAAGGTTTTCCATTACTGGCCACTGTTGTACTCTACTACCCAAGATGACAACCAAGAGAACCCCTTACCCATTTTGCTGGTCACCAACAGCGAAGGTGTTAGCATCAGCAGACTTGAGTAGGCGTTGGAGATTTTGATAGTAGTCAGCAGATTTCCCTGGAATCGCTCCCACACGCAGATCCTCTCGTCCGTACCCAACGATATCACATAGCTAGGGGCGCATGCCAGGCAGCTGATGGCGCCGTCGTGGGCTTGGATGTTGTACATGCAGGCACCCGTAAACAGATCCCAAACACAAAGCAGACCGTCCTGGGAACCGGATCCCCCGGTGCCCGGTTGCCAGCGATCCACGAATAGGCATGTCACGGGCCCACAGTGTCCGTGCAGCGTATACTCCGCATCCGGCTTGTTTAGGCAATATACCTTTGGAGACAAGGTGGATTAAGCAAAATAGTTTCAAAGGACAGCTTTTGGACGAACCTTGAGAGTGTGGTCCTGGCTGCCGGTGAAGACCATGTCGTTGACTACCTGCATGCACGTGATTGGCTGCTGATGGGCTAGTCTTACACCCTCCAatgttattttcatttcctCCTTAGTGGTCTTCTGAGCGGCATCTTGATGGCAGCGCTGTTGCTGCATCATCAGTCCCAGGCTTCCAGTGGATCCTGTTCGCACGTGAGCTAAAATAGAAGAGTCTTAATGTTTAAGATTATTTCGAACGGGAATCAGCAAAAACGTACTGCGTCTGTAGGCTGAGGTAAAGCCCCAGTCTATCTGCTTCCCCTTGTAATACGTCTCTAAGCGATAGAAGTCCAGACGGCCGTTCAGACGTGCCACAATCACCCGATCGCCATTCAAGTGGATGTGGGTTATACCCTGGTTTCTCTTGGCGTCTTCCTGGTATGCACATTTAAGCAAACCGGCAGGGGATTCCCACAGCTCAACGCGTCCGTTAGCGCAGCCTACTGCGATGAGATTGTCGAAGTAGTCCAGACACCACACCGGAGAAACGGCCAATTTCCGTACCAGCGTCTGCCCATCTGGTCGCGGGTGAGAGATCGCGATGTCGGATCGGCCGATGTTGGTTAGCTGCTCACCACTGCGGGCATCCCACACACGGATTTGGCCTTTAAGGCAGCAACTTATTATGTAGGCACCGTCAGAGACCAGGCACTCAATGCGATGCTTGTGGCCTGCGATTTGAGTTGGCACACCCTCTAGGATTTGTTCAGTCTGCTTATACGGCACTTCAGATTCGTGCCAGCTAGAACGCCACTCGGCATAGTTCCTGGTACAGATGCAGCGGTAAAAAACCACCATTGTGTAACAGAGCACGAAGATGCTAATGCAGCACAAAAGGATGGCGAAGAATATTTCCATGGGGCTCTTAGGAACCAACGGCATCCCGCCGGCCATAACCATCGGGGACTCGCGTCGCACGTCGTCGTCGTTAAAGTCGAGGGGATCGAGCGCAGCGGCCAAGGCCTTCCACTGGAAATTCTGTtgcagctgctcctgcggGTTGCGCAACAATGTGGCCATCTCGGGCGCGATGGCATGGCTTAGCCGAATGGTTGGCAGTAATGTCACGTAGTGCCCACTTAGTGAAATGTTGTACTGCTTCATGATCGTAGACCAGTGGAAGTTTGAGAGGAAATAATTTAGGTCAAAGTTTGGATACCGTAGACGCAGCATTTCCTCGGCCGTCTCATTGATATCCTGCGCGAGTGGAGGTTTTAAGGGAGCAGAAAAGCCGTTGCTGCTGGGAACATTCGTCGTGGTCCGCTGCCCGTCCGCCTGCCATCCCTCGAAAAAGCTGCTAACGGCTCCACGTCCCGCTTGTAGACGCCGTTGGAGTTCAAAGGTAGCAGTCATAGTCCCGTTACTCTCCATGCTAAACAATTGCTCCAGGCATCCCGAGTTATACACTATAGAGCATATCCACACAATCATCCAGATCATAAAAGCCCGCTGAAAGAAGCGGGTCCGAGCCCAAAAGTTTACAATCTTGATGCGCTTGGGGATCCGCTGTTCCTGTGGCGAGTGGCCGTTGCTTGTCCGTTCGTTGACAGATGCGGCATCTGCAAAACAGAGCTTTGGATGCGACTGTGATCGTTGGAATGTGCCGGGAACAAAGGGCGGAATCGCCGGGGTGGCCCCAAAAAAGCGAAAGTCCTGGCGACCCACCCCTTGGGTGCAGCTAAGCAGCATCTTAGGAAGATGCTTGGCCTCTGTCGTGTATTCGGCCCGCTTAATGTTCATTGCTAGGATGGTGGAAAAGAGCAGCATCTGCAACAAGAAGTCTGAGAGCAAGCCGACTATGGCGAATATGCAAAACTCCTGAATGACTGGAACGAATGTGGCGAGGCCAATAGTCAAGATTGTAATCTCCGTCAACAACGTTTTTGATATATGCCAGCCTTCTTTGCTTAGTGCCTGTGCCACACGGATCTTCACGTCGAAGGTTTCGTCCATTGACACTACGCTTTTTGTGATCACCAAACTGTTTTCCAGTCCCACCAGTATTACCAAGTAGGGAAATATGTCCTTTGATTGCAGAGAAATGGTCAGGCCGAAAAAGAAGCACAAGCCAAGCGACATGGCCAGGCTTCCTGCCGTGGTAATTACGCTGCACAGAGCCAACAAAAAGCGGGAGCGGAAAACGTCAATTTTACGGACGGAGAAGTAGACGTACGCAAACACCAGCATAAAAGCCACCGTATAGGGCACAAGTTCCCACATCCGGTACTCTCCCGGGTAAAATATATACGTAATTGTCGATGGCTCCTCCACGGACTCACTTGCCGACGGTGACAATGGCAGCGGCGGGTAATGTCGCTGCAGTTTCTTTTTAAGTGTCTCCAAGTACTCCACGTCGTTGTGCTTGAGGACCAAGGTCAAGGCATACTGTATGATCCGTGAGCGAGCGCGCAAAGGATAGCGCTTGAATCCAGTGTCCTGCATGGGCAGGCCAAACAGCATTTCAGCAGCGGAAACCTTTGACTTTTGCAGGTTCTGGAAAAAGGTAAAGGATTGCGGAATTACTAGTATTGGTATGCGAACATAATGCTTTGTAATCATTTTATGGTCCTTTTTATTCACTTAAAATGAGGACTTAGTTAAGCAAAAAGTTGATTAACATAATATTTAAGATTCCAAGGCCATGttcaaaaacataaaatgaaaGTTGATTACCCTACATTAATCGGCACTTGTAACCATTTTTAGACGGAATTAATCGATCCGATTTGAGAGTTAATTATCAAGAAGCTTATCGGAAGAACTTATAATGTATGCTATCAATAGATGGTTCCGCAACTCCTATACTGTATCAATACTTCCCACACTGATATATGTACAGAGGGTAAAGCCAGCATTTTTCTCTGATTGTTGCGTTATCTTAAGTATTAAGTATTTCCACGATTCAACAGAAGGCCAATTTCCTTGAACTTTACCTTTATCATATCTATGAAATCGCTTTGCTTGCAAAGttaccaaattaaaaaacaaaataattttgttataaaaaaatatctcaGAAACTTacgcaaatttaaaaacattttaataaccaaatgcttttttttatacccgtcactcgtagagtaaaagggtatattggaagcgtttccgaccctataaagtatatatattcttgatcacgatcactagccgagtcgatctagccatgtctgtctgtatgaacgctaagatctcggaaactaaaagttgggattaaccacacatattcttgggcttcctacgcagcgcaagtttgtttcagccaagcgccacgcccactctaacgcccaaatCGCTAAATTGCTTCTTTAAAATGCATTCTAAAAGCTGGGTAGCTTTAAAAGTGCATTTCAAAATGAAAGGTAAATTATGCTCATATTTTTcagtaaataaaatggaagatcccagtatttaataaaatctatttcgATCGGCGCCATATTGAGTTTTCTGAATAAATACCTGCCTCCGAGAACTTAGGGTGGAGAGCTATTACGCGGTGTGTATGCCTTTCATTAGCTCAAAGCCGATCGGGCTGGTCTCAACAACACAGTGCACATTTAAAGGTATGCACTTAAAAGACCAAAGGTCTGGCTTGTGTGGTGTCTAGACTACACTACTATTCACAACCCAAATCATATGAgttctcaaaaatatttacagacTGCTAGTGCTTGGTAAAGGCAGCAGTCCATGAAGTATGTATATGGGCAATGGTCTGTAGCCTTGGCCACCCGGCACTTTAATCGAAGAGCGACGAGGTGGGGCTTTAATCCGAATTGATAAAGTCCGAGCAGGTGTAAGATAACTAATTTTCCTCTACGACATTGAAGTTCATGGACTTACTTGGatgcaatatatatattggtgtCTACTTACATGGTACTGAAATATCGTGTTTAGGATGTTTGTGTCCCGTGTGAAATTCTGAGCGTTTTGAGTCCACAGGTTGGCAGGCGAGAGCAGAAGGCATCCGTACTCGGGAAAGATCTGGTCCAGTTGTCCATGTGTCCCGCGCTTTACGTTTTCTACGTGCAAGCAGTTATGCTCTAGGGTGCGCTGGCTGTGGCAaacaataaagtaaattagaTTATTCCAGAGACTGAAGACCCCTTCGATTTACTCACTTTTCGTTGCTCTGATGATTGCGCACAATTTCAAGCAGTTTAAAAACTTCATAGAGTGGTGCACGGAACGCATCCATCAGCTGCATTCCCTCTGTCCAGGGGAGAACGCTGGCTCGCAGGGTTATCTGCTGGACATAGAAAAAAGCAGGACTGCTTTGCGCCCACGGCAGCAGAGGGGGCAGGCTGCGGTCCGTGGCACTGCCATTGTGAGGGTGGGCGGTTCCGGAGGACGATGGTTCGCCGGCGGCTGGGGGTGCTGGCGGTGAAATTGTGGAGCTACTGTGGTTGTACCCAGACCAAGCCTCGTAGGGTAGCAAAATCTTGGTGGGTATTGTCCCGGGCAAAGGTATGTTGATTAACGGATAGCTgcacgagagagagagagacgggCATTAATGACAGTACTCGGCTTTTTAGTTCGATTTGCTATTTTAAGACCGGCGCGTGTTTTCTCGCAGCGGTTCGTCATCTAACGCGTGGCTTAAGCAATCGCGACAGCAGAAGTGCTTTGTGGTTatatacaccaaaaaaaaagaaaggaagctaaattttgtttttaagttttcaaaaataagaactcctacttcctacaaagttacaatgaattttctcatatttgtttaaatattcctaagggagccttaagatagtggtccgatccggctccctccgacatatgtactacctgcaatagaaagaagactttcggaaaagtttcatcgcgatagctttaaaactgagagactagttcgcatagaaacggacagacggacagacggacatggctagatagactcggctattggtgctgatcaagaatatatataccttatgtggtcggaaacgtctccttcactgcgttgcaaacatctgactgaaattataatactctctgcaagggtataaaaagcggCATAGGATAATCAACAATTTTCCCAATAACATAAACTACTTAAATCGCAGACGGCGATgtcatttaaaacatttattaacaaaattctttctttcttACGGACATCAATGCTCGGATggaacaaacttgcgctgcgtagcaACCCCTAGAATCCGTATGGTGAGTCCCAACATTCTGGCTTTTATATTTTCCGAGGTCTTAGcattcatacagacggacatggctagatctactcggctagtgaccctgatcaaaaatatatatactttatagggtcggaaacgctttcttctaccTCTATATACTTTCAcgatatacccttttactatACAAGTAACGGTATAAAGaatggtaaaataaataatacaattaaaagaaaaaaaattttttattttgttacaaAACTTTAATTTGATCGAACCAATACTTTAGAAGATATGTTTTTCTGGGCGTTTAATCTGAGGCATTTTCACGAAACCATGAGGTCCGTGGATACGAAAACTCGAAAAGTTGGTCCTTAGCTTTAAGAGTTTTCTAATTCTATTTTTTCCTAAgcagtatatttttatacccgttactcgtacagtaaaagggtatattagattcgtgcaaaagtatgtaacagctagaaggaagcgtttccgaccccataaagtatatatacggccctgttctagttttcacttccgaaagattcacacggaattctcagacctgttccaggactcacttccgaaagaattgctAGGACTTAAATATCCCttgttgttactctgttaacttccgaaaaattcgCATGGAAACTTTCCGCTAAGCATTTGACAGGCGGACTTAAATCCGCTagcatgaaatcaaattcacttccgagtgaaaactggaacatgccgaatattcttgatcaggggcactagccgagtcgatctagccatgtccgtctgtccgtctgtatgaacgctgagatctcagaaactacaaaagctagaaggttgagatttcccacacatattctttggcttcctacgcagcgcaagtttattttagccgagcgccacgccccctctaacgcccacaatcgcccactaacgattttaaaatgggtcctgcgcccacatctttaatgatttccgagaagtataaatgcaattttgttgtgtatatttattcctatcgaaatgtagaagacatttttcaaatcggaccattcattaaaaagttatacgcaatcaaaatttatatatctatctccctcgcactccctttagctgagttacgattattagtcgtgacaccaacccgagtacagcgttcgcactccctttagctgagtgacgggtattagatagtcgggacaccaacccgactatagcgttctctcttgttagattttttttctctgtgcttACTATCAGCAATTCGCATTAGAGTATTCAAGGTCAGCGGGCCAACAAGCGTTTGCCTGGGCCCAAGACAACAGAGTTTCTAGCTGTGACCAACCGGTGAACGGTGCTGACCACGACGTTCTACAGTGATAAGCGCTGTGATAGGTGCCAAAACACCGGCCCTGCAAAATACCAAAACATACTACGCTTCCGATAAGGCAAGCATCGGTTCATCTGATTCCGCTGACAGACGACGGTTGGCAACTCCAAGCATTTGCCAACGTTTTGGATCTGCCATACGTTAAGCTGAATATCCAACCTTACTTCTTACATTGCAAAAGTGTGGACAAAAATAGTGAAcgactttttttaaaaatccttcaAGATATATTGAATGCGAGCTCAGAGAAGCTGGGTcgggtaaaattaaaatttcgaattttaaatatggaaATCGTTTGTCCACCGTTTGACcaccttttagttttttttgtccacgTCCAGTTTCGAAAATATGGGATTgcaaaaattttcgaaaatcaaaaagttgaaatttttaaatttttttgcatgGAATCGTTTGTCTACCGTTTGTCCACGATTGAccaccctttagaattttgaaaaagtcaaaactttagaaaatacatCACAAAAAGAggtttcaaaaaattaaacttaaaatattcgtaagtcttttaaaaatattcagctCAGAGAAGCTGGGTTGGGTAAAATGAagtttttgaaatttgaatacGGGAATCGTTTGTCCATCATGTGTCCACTTGTGTCCAccctttagttttttttgtccacgtccagtttcaaaaatatggaatttcaaaaattttcgaaaatcaaaaatttgaattcttcaaaatttttttggtggaGAAGTCCTCGATGAGTCCACTTGTGTCCACCTTtcagaattttaaaagtaaatatttaaaaataagaaactaCTGTCAAtctcttcttttttaatttccatccCTTAAAGTCAAACACTTTAGTTTAGcttcccacaaaaaaaaaatacatttcgtaaactttataacaatttattttttttaaatcaaaataacaattttttaaacaaaataacattttttttcaacaaaatAACAATGAATCATCTTAACAATAATTGtacaaaattcgaattttaaattaatatacaatACATATTACTCGGTCTGCGTATATACAAGTATATGGAAAATCATTTTCGTGGTAGAAGCCGTGAATCTTTTCCATTGTCGGCACATATCGTCGTGAACTTCCCAATATCCTGTTAGTCTGCGGCAATAAGAAATGTAGTGCCCAATTCCATTTCCTGCCGCTGGAAGGTACTCAATGGCACCActcaaaatgtatttttatacccgttactcgtagagtaaaagggtatactagattcgtgcaaaagtatgtaacagctagaaggaagcgtttccgaccccataaagtatatatattcttgatcagggtcactagccgagtcgatctagccatgtccgtctgtccgtctgtctgtctgtctgtctgtctgtctgtctgtctgtctgtctgtccgtctgtccgtctgtatgaacgctgagatctcagaaactacaaaagctagaaggttgagatttcccacacatattctttggcttcctacgcagcgcaagtttattttagccgagcgccacgccccctctaacgcccacaatcgcccactaacgattttaaaatgggtcctgcgcccacatctttaaagatttccgagaagtataaatgcaattttgttgtgtatatttatacctatcgaaatgtagaagacatttttcaaatcggaccattcattaaaaagttatacgcaatcaaaaattatatatctatctccctcgcactccctttagctgagttacgattattagtcgggacaccaacccgacacagcgttcgcactccctttagctgagtgacgggtattagatagtcgggagaacaacccgactatagcgttctctcttgtttattctGTATTACTATTTCCTGTGGTATCTGGAGCAATGTTGCAGATCCTGTTGAGCCGGCTGTGGATTATCGATGAAAGGCACTATGCGTCGCAAATTCGATGTCTATTATGACATGAGGACCTGGATCTCCTTCAACGATCTCTTCTTCGTAGCATCTTCTGCATATTTCTTcggattctttaaaaaattgacagtagtttcctatttttaaatatttacttttaagagatttttattatttgtaagtGGTGGCCGaaaattgtttacaaaaaaattttgaaaaattcaaattttaatttttttcgaaattcagTGAAAACTTAAAAGTGGTATATCTttcaaagttttgactttatCCAAATTCTGAAAGGTGGACACAAGTGGACTCATCGAGGACATATCTGTccaccaaaattttttttgaaaaattcgagtttaatttttttggaatttagtGAAAACTAAAAAGTGAGGACTTATCtgtccaccaaaaaaaaaaatttgaaaaattcaaatttttgatttttgaaattccatatttttgaaactggacgaggacaaaaaaaagtaaagggTGGACACAAGTGGACACATGATGGACAAACGATTCTCgtattcaaatttcaaaaatttcattttacccAACCCAGTTTCTCTgagctaaaatatttacacacccagaaaacaaaatggactaaaaaggggcctaattacctaaaattttaggaaacatggccagaaaaacgcgccaagggtatgcattacctaaaatgttgtccatgtggactatattttttacgcagtttttaatttatttctggtaatcgttacctaaaaaaatggctagtggacttgatttttaggtcaaaattacctaaatattaggtattttcaaaaaagttaacatttttactattgatagtaacatatttgtttattttaattgcttatattgttttattcggataagtaaacattttacctttctgaaaaaacaatcaatttattttgtcCTCGGTGGGAATCGATCCCCGGTCTTCTGCGCGAGAGTCCAATAGGCTAGCCTCTGGTCTACGGAACTACTTAAAAGCCCTGCGGCAAAACCAAAGACTGCTTCTAGGGGCACAggcgaattctatttttagaatatggcactattaccttaaaagtaggaaaatagtCCACGTTGGTATTgagtttatatattgaaacttttccTTCACTAGCTTTAAGATAAgtctaataaaaatttttaataataaacttaaaaaaccgagaagattgtttattaatattaaggaCCAATATTTGTCTTAAATTGTGAGTAATAATCGACTTCAAactattcctaaattttaggtcttatggaccaattttaaggttacgatggcctataaaaatctctttagctttacctaaaaagtaggaacatagtccacatgctaatattttaaggtaacccattacctaaatctgaaattttactctatgaaaattttttaggtcatacattaccagtgttgggacatacctagatacttttacctaggtacaatttagtggtaccttttaccttacctaggtatgaaaataattgggtaccttttaccttacctagctacaaatttgtatatacctttggaattattaaggtacttacataggtattaaacattgctctgatgtAAACTAGCcacatctgactgcgacactgaaataagctaaatccaCCACATCTACACGTCATTGTAtcatttcgtttcgaaattgtaatagtcggaacgcagcattaagtCATTGGAAATTAGCCGTTCTcatgtttgttttgtaaagttgcctttgcattgcaattttctcaaatgcacaaaacaatttgactttgcgcgacagacatggccgaaaaagataatttaaacgagaaagtgttgccaacaatattaaatggcaaattttTTAGCCCGGACGGCAAGTGCGTGTTGTatgttaataaaacaataaaattcgatgATAAATCGACAGGAAATCTGCACACACAGCCTATGCCTTTTTTATGTGTgagatatgtacatatacacattacttacatatgtatatattcgagaatgaaaactaatcgcggttttattttatataattttgtgcaagaatgtatgttcccatcactacatcaatttatttatgaaaccaaagtgtatttggcgcgcaaaaatgccgtatgtacgtaaacaaacggcatatacatatgcacaatatacatatagtcaatgtttctatatacggaatttttgcgcgccaaatatgtacatgagggtttcataaatatattaataaagtgATACGTgaatacaattattcatgccgcgtgttttaaaaatatatacacaaaattatttaagcttatatttataaataattggatttaatttcaacaacTTTAGAGGGTTCATCCAAGCATGTACACGGACTACGAGGCCATGAAAGCTAAGAAAGCTAAGACAAATATGGAACtttgtaaggaaaattaaaaatcgttttttcggTTCCTTGAGCTcagcttttataaaaaataaaaaaacaatatatttaccttttacctttacctaggtactgggaaatttaagtacctttaccttacctaggtatttatttttgcccaataccttttaccttacctaggtacaaaaacacagtacctttcccaacactgtacattacctaaaaaatagtcccacatttctctgggtgcagacctttgaaaaaattatcaaGAAAAACAATCTTTAAATTggggaaaaaatttaattgtcaAGTTTTAAAAACGGGAAACATACCCTGTAGTTCTCAAGGGGGCCGGTGGCACtttcggggtagaaaagggatcgaccacccagaggtcccttaagggtcaataggtggcgtgtgtattttttacaagagcaaaagagttatcggagagtgaacacttctatgtgaacacttctatatgagttaaaaaaattgtaaaatgaaatttttgacaagtatataatgattttaataacgaatacaactttattttgtttatataaaaaacaaatttaaaaaaagttaaaataataaaataaaaacttaataatgagataaaataaaataataaatgatagaattttatttctttttatattatttatatttaataatgag from Drosophila takahashii strain IR98-3 E-12201 chromosome 2R, DtakHiC1v2, whole genome shotgun sequence encodes:
- the SCAP gene encoding sterol regulatory element-binding protein cleavage-activating protein, translated to MAAATDGSGSARAAAAAASTSPRTASNGSVLTGKPFGSATSAAAAGAGSAAASSAGLPASVSHFYYKHGLFLSSYPTCASSIAFMAILLSCYPLINIPLPGTIPTKILLPYEAWSGYNHSSSTISPPAPPAAGEPSSSGTAHPHNGSATDRSLPPLLPWAQSSPAFFYVQQITLRASVLPWTEGMQLMDAFRAPLYEVFKLLEIVRNHQSNENQRTLEHNCLHVENVKRGTHGQLDQIFPEYGCLLLSPANLWTQNAQNFTRDTNILNTIFQYHNLQKSKVSAAEMLFGLPMQDTGFKRYPLRARSRIIQYALTLVLKHNDVEYLETLKKKLQRHYPPLPLSPSASESVEEPSTITYIFYPGEYRMWELVPYTVAFMLVFAYVYFSVRKIDVFRSRFLLALCSVITTAGSLAMSLGLCFFFGLTISLQSKDIFPYLVILVGLENSLVITKSVVSMDETFDVKIRVAQALSKEGWHISKTLLTEITILTIGLATFVPVIQEFCIFAIVGLLSDFLLQMLLFSTILAMNIKRAEYTTEAKHLPKMLLSCTQGVGRQDFRFFGATPAIPPFVPGTFQRSQSHPKLCFADAASVNERTSNGHSPQEQRIPKRIKIVNFWARTRFFQRAFMIWMIVWICSIVYNSGCLEQLFSMESNGTMTATFELQRRLQAGRGAVSSFFEGWQADGQRTTTNVPSSNGFSAPLKPPLAQDINETAEEMLRLRYPNFDLNYFLSNFHWSTIMKQYNISLSGHYVTLLPTIRLSHAIAPEMATLLRNPQEQLQQNFQWKALAAALDPLDFNDDDVRRESPMVMAGGMPLVPKSPMEIFFAILLCCISIFVLCYTMVVFYRCICTRNYAEWRSSWHESEVPYKQTEQILEGVPTQIAGHKHRIECLVSDGAYIISCCLKGQIRVWDARSGEQLTNIGRSDIAISHPRPDGQTLVRKLAVSPVWCLDYFDNLIAVGCANGRVELWESPAGLLKCAYQEDAKRNQGITHIHLNGDRVIVARLNGRLDFYRLETYYKGKQIDWGFTSAYRRTHVRTGSTGSLGLMMQQQRCHQDAAQKTTKEEMKITLEGVRLAHQQPITCMQVVNDMVFTGSQDHTLKVYCLNKPDAEYTLHGHCGPVTCLFVDRWQPGTGGSGSQDGLLCVWDLFTGACMYNIQAHDGAISCLACAPSYVISLGTDERICVWERFQGNLLTTIKISNAYSSLLMLTPSLLVTSKMGSLIVWDVRTGQPAREVKLDFANLQLCPKIMMLACDSVVCDYGNEIRVVRFPIVADKCH